From Psychroflexus torquis ATCC 700755, the proteins below share one genomic window:
- a CDS encoding chalcone isomerase family protein translates to MKFIYVLMMAFLMTMPAIAQTEVAGVNLPNTLEVGETQLTLNGAGVREKFWMDMYAGGLYTNVKMTEASKVMNEDALMAIELHIVSGLISSKKMSSAVEEGFQNSTKGNTKPFRPKIDKFISFFSDEISVGDVFDITYLPSKGVVVFKNNKELGTIEGLDYKKALFGIWFCDKPADEDLMNGMLSL, encoded by the coding sequence ATGAAATTTATTTATGTTCTTATGATGGCTTTTTTAATGACTATGCCAGCCATCGCTCAAACTGAAGTTGCAGGTGTAAACCTCCCTAACACATTAGAAGTTGGAGAAACTCAATTAACTTTAAACGGAGCAGGAGTAAGAGAAAAATTCTGGATGGATATGTACGCTGGAGGTCTGTATACCAATGTAAAAATGACAGAAGCTTCAAAAGTAATGAATGAGGATGCCCTCATGGCTATTGAACTTCATATTGTTTCTGGTCTAATTTCTAGTAAGAAAATGAGTTCTGCAGTGGAGGAAGGTTTCCAAAATTCTACCAAAGGTAATACAAAACCTTTTCGTCCAAAAATAGATAAATTTATTTCGTTTTTTTCTGATGAAATTTCAGTTGGGGATGTTTTTGATATTACCTATTTACCTTCTAAAGGAGTTGTGGTATTTAAAAATAATAAGGAGTTGGGAACCATAGAAGGTTTAGATTATAAAAAAGCACTCTTTGGAATCTGGTTTTGCGACAAACCAGCAGACGAAGACCTGATGAATGGAATGCTAAGTTTATAA
- the rho gene encoding transcription termination factor Rho, with translation MLEIIELKSRKLSDLQEIAKELKVPKFRSLKKLDLIYQVLDYQAANPDKMKEILSKENNTKTSTPSPSKEAPQQDSKSKQPEKSDSSDTSKKPRKRVNKGEPKKAPKNPFKDDDRSKREPQKNPPEKKEVEEVTDENPSPPLEKQNTPETPKPQQEKKEQTKPTPQIKEVKQPVSKPTNKEDSQKKSPSQKPQNQKNQNPKSRNDNRSNDKNGNRDNRNKYKDPDFEFDSIIESEGVLDLMQDGYGFLRSSDYNYLSSPDDIYLSQSQIRLFGLKTGDTVLGEVRPPKEGEKYFPLIKIKKINGLDPKIVRDRVSFEHLTPLFPQEKFRLAEKQSTLSTRIIDLFSPIGKGQRGMIVSQPKTGKTMLLKDIANAIAANHPEVYQIVLLIDERPEEVTDMQRNVRGEVVASTFDKEAHEHVRVANLVIEKAKRLVECGHDVVILLDSITRLARAYNTVQPSSGKVLSGGVDANALHKPKRFFGAARNIENGGSLSIIATALTDTGSKMDEVIFEEFKGTGNMELQLDRKIANRRIFPAIDLTSSSTRRDDLLLGNHQIQKMWIMRKYLADMNPIEAIEFLNARIKDTKSNEEFLMSMNG, from the coding sequence ATGTTAGAAATTATTGAACTAAAGTCTAGAAAACTTTCAGATTTACAAGAAATTGCTAAAGAATTAAAAGTTCCAAAATTTAGAAGCCTTAAAAAGTTAGATCTTATCTATCAGGTTTTGGACTATCAAGCAGCTAATCCCGACAAAATGAAAGAGATTCTTAGTAAGGAAAATAACACTAAGACTTCAACTCCATCACCGTCTAAGGAAGCCCCTCAACAAGATAGTAAGTCAAAGCAACCAGAAAAATCTGATTCTTCGGATACTTCAAAAAAGCCAAGAAAGCGAGTTAACAAAGGTGAGCCTAAAAAAGCACCTAAAAATCCTTTCAAAGATGATGACAGGTCTAAACGGGAACCACAAAAAAATCCTCCAGAGAAAAAAGAGGTAGAAGAGGTAACAGATGAAAATCCATCCCCTCCACTAGAGAAACAAAACACTCCAGAAACTCCGAAACCTCAACAAGAGAAAAAAGAACAGACGAAACCCACTCCTCAAATAAAGGAGGTTAAACAGCCTGTTTCTAAGCCAACCAACAAGGAGGATTCACAAAAAAAATCTCCATCTCAAAAGCCTCAGAATCAAAAAAATCAAAATCCTAAATCTAGGAATGATAATAGGTCTAATGACAAAAACGGAAATAGAGATAACCGAAATAAATACAAAGATCCAGATTTTGAATTTGATTCCATCATAGAGAGTGAAGGCGTCCTAGACCTTATGCAGGATGGATATGGATTTTTAAGATCTTCAGATTACAATTACTTGTCTTCTCCCGATGATATTTATCTATCCCAGTCTCAAATTAGACTCTTTGGATTAAAGACTGGAGATACAGTATTAGGAGAAGTAAGACCTCCAAAAGAAGGCGAGAAGTACTTCCCCTTGATTAAGATTAAAAAAATTAATGGCCTTGATCCAAAAATTGTAAGAGATAGAGTTTCTTTTGAACATTTAACTCCCCTTTTTCCACAGGAGAAATTTAGATTAGCTGAAAAACAAAGTACGCTTTCTACACGAATCATTGATTTGTTTTCACCGATTGGTAAAGGGCAAAGAGGCATGATTGTTTCTCAACCTAAAACGGGTAAAACGATGTTGCTAAAGGATATTGCAAACGCCATTGCAGCAAATCATCCAGAGGTCTACCAAATTGTTCTTCTCATCGACGAACGTCCAGAGGAAGTAACAGACATGCAGCGTAATGTTAGGGGTGAAGTTGTGGCATCCACTTTTGATAAAGAAGCTCACGAACACGTTCGTGTCGCGAATTTAGTAATTGAAAAGGCTAAACGTTTGGTTGAATGTGGTCATGATGTAGTGATACTCCTAGACTCTATTACACGTTTAGCTAGAGCTTACAACACAGTACAACCTTCTAGTGGTAAAGTCTTGAGTGGTGGTGTAGATGCAAATGCCCTTCACAAACCAAAACGTTTCTTTGGAGCAGCAAGAAATATCGAAAATGGAGGTTCGCTTTCTATCATAGCTACAGCCTTAACCGACACTGGTTCTAAAATGGATGAGGTCATTTTTGAAGAATTTAAAGGGACTGGTAATATGGAACTACAGTTGGATAGAAAAATTGCTAACCGTAGAATCTTCCCTGCTATAGACCTAACTTCTTCAAGCACAAGAAGAGATGATCTTTTACTTGGTAATCATCAAATTCAAAAGATGTGGATCATGAGAAAATATCTAGCGGACATGAATCCTATTGAAGCTATTGAATTCTTAAATGCAAGAATTAAAGACACCAAATCAAATGAGGAATTTTTAATGTCGATGAACGGCTAA
- the priA gene encoding replication restart helicase PriA codes for MPFYIDVIVPIALEQRFTYSITQQESEHLKIGMRVAVPFGKRKVYTAIVAKIHENPPVRYEAKPIEEILENTPTVTPEQLKLWKWIANYYLCTEGEILKSALPSSLLIESETAIEPHPDFDIQTIDENDTLTDEEYLILQALQKQSLLKISEIVLILNKKTIFPVINAMAEKSLILVNQEFNRQYKPKLKKYLKVKESLGSEEHLPKLIEELSGAPKQKEALLKFFSLSAQSQKQISLKDLKEKAEVSDSVIKALVSKSILEEYLVQTDRVKFEGHQDKPSIQFNQFQQKAYDDIESGFKTHPVCLLQGVTSSGKTEVYIKLIDKAVQEGKQVLYLLPEIALTAQLIQRLQAYFGDQVLIYHSKYSVNERVEVYRHVLNETKGKIVIGVRSSIFLPFRNLGLIVVDEAHESSFKQFDPAPRYHARDTAIVLASVFQAQTLLGTATPSLESFNNVREGKYAFVQLNRRFGNVKPPAVELVDLKDQQRKKKMTGHFSETLLKAIRETLDQDQQVIIFQNRRGYSPILECNTCGDAPQCLNCDVSLTYHKHNNTLRCHYCGYHTAMKTKCMACGSVDVSTKGFGTEQIETELNSLFEDKVIKRMDLDTTRGKYAYEHIISAFQNREIDILVGTQMLTKGLDFRHVKLVGVMNADSLLNFPDFRAHERSFQLLVQVAGRAGRTQEQGLVLIQTYNPYHKILQQVTTNNFEEMFKEQLDERRHFKYPPLFRMIKITFKSRDFNKLNEASDWLALYYRQIFKTNILGPEFPAIARIRNEYHKNLIIKIPENQSLKNSKKYIEAGVDKFKVIAQFRSVKVVINVDPY; via the coding sequence ATGCCTTTCTATATTGATGTAATTGTTCCTATTGCTTTAGAACAAAGATTTACATATTCTATAACACAGCAAGAAAGTGAGCACCTTAAAATAGGCATGCGTGTTGCTGTCCCATTTGGAAAGCGCAAAGTTTACACTGCCATAGTCGCCAAAATACATGAAAACCCACCTGTGCGTTATGAGGCCAAACCGATTGAAGAAATCTTGGAAAACACTCCCACGGTTACTCCTGAACAATTAAAACTTTGGAAATGGATAGCGAATTATTACTTGTGTACAGAAGGTGAAATTTTAAAATCGGCCTTACCTAGTTCTTTATTAATTGAAAGTGAAACTGCTATTGAACCGCATCCCGATTTTGATATTCAAACTATAGATGAAAACGATACACTTACAGATGAAGAGTATTTAATCTTACAAGCACTTCAAAAACAGTCTTTACTCAAAATTAGTGAGATTGTCCTTATACTAAACAAGAAGACTATTTTTCCTGTTATAAATGCAATGGCAGAAAAAAGTTTAATCCTTGTCAATCAAGAATTTAATAGGCAATACAAGCCGAAATTAAAGAAATATTTAAAAGTAAAGGAAAGTTTAGGTTCCGAAGAGCATTTGCCTAAACTCATAGAAGAACTGAGTGGAGCTCCAAAGCAAAAGGAAGCCTTACTGAAATTTTTCAGCTTAAGCGCTCAAAGCCAAAAACAGATTTCTCTTAAAGACTTAAAAGAAAAAGCAGAGGTGTCTGATTCTGTGATAAAAGCCTTAGTCAGTAAATCTATTTTAGAAGAATATCTAGTCCAAACAGATAGGGTAAAGTTTGAAGGCCATCAAGATAAGCCTAGCATTCAATTTAATCAGTTTCAACAGAAAGCTTACGACGATATCGAAAGCGGGTTTAAAACACATCCTGTTTGTTTATTGCAAGGTGTCACATCTTCAGGGAAAACTGAAGTGTACATTAAGTTAATCGATAAAGCCGTTCAAGAAGGTAAACAAGTCCTTTATTTGCTTCCTGAGATTGCACTTACAGCGCAACTTATCCAGCGTTTACAAGCTTATTTTGGGGATCAAGTTCTTATTTATCACAGTAAATACTCGGTCAATGAAAGAGTAGAAGTTTATAGACATGTTTTGAATGAAACCAAAGGAAAAATTGTCATTGGTGTTCGTTCTTCTATCTTTCTTCCTTTTAGAAACCTCGGACTCATCGTTGTAGATGAAGCTCATGAAAGTAGTTTCAAACAATTTGATCCAGCACCTAGATACCATGCTAGAGATACAGCGATTGTTTTAGCCTCTGTATTTCAAGCTCAAACACTCTTGGGAACAGCCACTCCTAGCTTAGAAAGTTTCAATAATGTAAGGGAGGGGAAGTATGCTTTTGTTCAACTCAACAGACGGTTTGGGAATGTGAAACCCCCAGCTGTTGAGCTTGTAGATTTAAAAGATCAGCAACGTAAAAAAAAGATGACAGGTCACTTTTCTGAAACCCTACTTAAGGCTATTAGGGAAACTTTAGACCAAGATCAGCAAGTGATTATATTTCAGAATCGAAGAGGGTATTCTCCGATTTTGGAGTGTAATACCTGCGGGGATGCTCCACAATGTCTTAATTGTGATGTAAGCCTAACTTACCATAAGCATAATAACACTCTAAGATGTCATTATTGTGGTTATCATACTGCAATGAAAACCAAGTGTATGGCTTGTGGTTCTGTAGATGTGAGTACTAAAGGATTCGGTACAGAGCAGATAGAGACGGAGTTAAATTCTCTATTTGAGGATAAAGTGATTAAGCGGATGGATTTGGATACTACTCGAGGAAAGTACGCTTATGAACATATTATCTCCGCTTTTCAAAACCGAGAGATCGATATTTTGGTGGGGACTCAGATGCTTACAAAAGGATTGGATTTTAGGCATGTAAAACTCGTTGGAGTTATGAATGCAGATAGCCTACTGAATTTCCCAGATTTCAGAGCACACGAACGAAGTTTCCAGTTACTGGTTCAAGTTGCTGGCAGAGCTGGAAGAACGCAAGAACAAGGCTTAGTTTTAATTCAAACGTACAATCCTTATCATAAAATATTACAACAAGTCACCACCAACAATTTTGAAGAAATGTTCAAAGAACAGCTAGATGAGCGGAGGCATTTTAAGTATCCACCACTTTTTAGGATGATTAAAATCACATTTAAGTCTAGGGACTTCAACAAACTCAATGAAGCCTCAGATTGGCTAGCTTTGTATTATAGGCAAATTTTTAAAACCAATATTTTAGGTCCAGAATTTCCAGCTATAGCAAGAATAAGAAATGAGTATCATAAAAACCTTATTATAAAAATCCCAGAAAACCAATCCTTGAAAAACTCTAAAAAATACATTGAAGCGGGTGTAGATAAGTTTAAGGTGATTGCTCAATTTCGATCAGTTAAGGTGGTTATTAACGTAGACCCTTATTAG
- a CDS encoding DUF4293 domain-containing protein, producing MIQRVQSLFLLMVIILNGVLSFYLPLWINSKNQEIYALSQPIAISLFFLSVIITFITIFLFKKRKLQFVIGRINIILNFVLVGVFAYWTLSLPGEMEISEKGIGMLLPIISIVFIALANKAIKKDEDLVKSVDRLR from the coding sequence ATGATACAAAGAGTACAAAGTTTATTTTTGCTTATGGTTATTATCCTTAATGGTGTGTTGAGTTTTTACTTGCCATTGTGGATAAATTCAAAAAATCAAGAAATATATGCTCTATCTCAACCCATAGCTATATCTTTGTTTTTTTTATCAGTTATTATTACGTTCATCACAATTTTTTTATTCAAAAAAAGAAAACTTCAATTTGTCATAGGACGAATTAATATCATATTGAACTTTGTTTTAGTAGGTGTTTTTGCATATTGGACGCTAAGTTTACCTGGAGAAATGGAAATTTCTGAGAAGGGTATTGGGATGCTTCTTCCAATAATTTCTATCGTTTTTATTGCTCTAGCCAATAAGGCTATCAAAAAGGACGAAGATCTTGTAAAATCTGTGGATCGATTGCGATAA
- a CDS encoding SulP family inorganic anion transporter: MKKLLNLFDFRQKVDYKIEIMSGLTVALALIPESVAFSLIAGLSPLTGLYASFVMALVTSIFGGRPGMISGATGAIAVVLVTLSMDYGVEYIFAAVIFAGIIQALAGLLKLGKLMRLVPHPVIFGFVNGLAIIIFMSQLDQFKDASGAWLTGSNLFILLGLVVLTMLIIWLLPKLTRAVPASLVAILVVFGIVYFGEISTNTVGDLASIGGGFPPFHIPQVPLSFETLLIILPYSAIIAGVGLIESLLTLNIVDEITQTRGNGNREAIAQGSANIISGFFSGMGGCAMLGQSLINISNGARARLSGIIAAVALLAFIMFGASIIEQLPMAALTGLMIMVAIGTFEWASLRTLKRMPKSDILVMVLVTLVTVILHNLALAVLVGVIIAALVFAWDNAIRIRARKSIDKDGVKHYEIYGPLFFGSTTIFSDKFDVANDPDEVVIDFKESRVVDMSAIEALNKITERYQKNGKVIHLKHLSPDSRRLLKNAEEIIEVNIIEDPNYKVVSD; this comes from the coding sequence ATGAAAAAGTTATTAAATTTATTTGATTTTAGGCAAAAAGTAGATTACAAAATTGAAATTATGTCTGGTTTAACGGTTGCTTTGGCTCTTATTCCGGAGTCTGTTGCCTTTTCCTTAATCGCAGGTTTATCTCCACTTACAGGTTTGTATGCCTCATTTGTAATGGCACTGGTTACTTCCATATTTGGAGGTAGACCAGGGATGATTTCTGGTGCTACTGGTGCAATTGCCGTTGTTCTAGTAACACTATCTATGGACTACGGAGTTGAATATATTTTTGCTGCTGTTATTTTTGCAGGAATAATTCAAGCGCTTGCAGGATTATTAAAACTAGGTAAGTTGATGCGTTTAGTGCCTCATCCAGTAATTTTTGGTTTTGTGAATGGCCTTGCAATTATAATATTTATGTCACAGTTAGACCAGTTCAAGGATGCTTCTGGAGCCTGGTTAACCGGAAGTAACTTGTTTATTCTTTTAGGTCTTGTTGTATTAACGATGCTTATTATTTGGCTATTACCTAAGCTCACTAGAGCCGTGCCTGCCTCTTTAGTCGCCATACTTGTTGTTTTTGGAATAGTGTATTTTGGAGAAATTTCGACCAATACCGTTGGAGATTTAGCTTCTATTGGCGGTGGTTTTCCTCCGTTTCATATCCCACAAGTTCCTCTTTCTTTCGAGACTTTATTAATAATTTTACCTTATTCTGCTATCATTGCAGGTGTGGGTCTTATTGAAAGCTTATTAACGCTAAATATTGTCGACGAAATCACACAAACCCGTGGTAATGGGAATCGCGAAGCTATTGCTCAAGGTAGTGCCAACATTATATCTGGTTTTTTCTCTGGAATGGGGGGGTGCGCAATGCTTGGTCAAAGTTTAATCAATATTTCCAACGGTGCAAGAGCAAGGTTATCTGGAATTATTGCGGCAGTCGCTTTACTTGCCTTTATAATGTTTGGAGCTAGTATAATAGAGCAACTTCCTATGGCAGCCCTAACCGGACTTATGATCATGGTGGCCATAGGTACTTTTGAATGGGCAAGCTTAAGAACACTGAAACGCATGCCAAAGTCCGATATTTTGGTCATGGTTCTTGTTACTTTAGTCACAGTTATACTTCATAATTTAGCTCTAGCAGTTCTTGTAGGAGTCATTATTGCAGCATTGGTATTCGCTTGGGATAATGCGATTAGAATACGAGCTAGAAAAAGTATTGATAAAGACGGCGTAAAACATTACGAGATTTATGGACCGTTATTTTTTGGGTCTACAACTATTTTTTCTGATAAGTTTGATGTTGCTAATGATCCAGATGAGGTGGTCATTGATTTTAAAGAAAGCAGAGTTGTAGATATGTCTGCTATAGAAGCCTTAAATAAGATAACTGAGCGTTACCAAAAAAATGGTAAAGTAATCCATTTAAAGCATCTCTCTCCAGATTCAAGGCGCCTATTGAAAAATGCTGAAGAAATTATAGAAGTAAATATTATTGAAGATCCTAACTATAAAGTAGTTTCAGACTAA
- a CDS encoding LysR family transcriptional regulator has translation MTITQLKYVLAVAEYKNFTKASEKVFVTQPTLSMQVQKLEEELNVKIFDRTKKPIKLTPVGEKIIEQAKNIVNESVRIQDIVDQQKGFVGGEFKLGIIPTVMPTLLPMFLNNFVKKYPKINLKIEELHTDVIVDKLIDGHLDAGIAATPLGNEKIIEKPIYYEPFMAYIPESHRLFNQKEIVVDDLDVDEVLLLEDGHCFKDNILNLCKSVQNHPDQKRFYLESGSFETLIKLSDEGLGMTLLPYLHTLDLKDEKQKYVKFFKKPYPSREISLVHHKNELKSHIIKALQESINSIVRAAIQFQDIEIISPLNQFKQK, from the coding sequence ATGACAATTACACAACTGAAGTATGTTCTCGCTGTAGCGGAATATAAAAATTTCACCAAAGCTTCAGAAAAGGTTTTTGTAACTCAGCCTACCTTAAGTATGCAAGTTCAAAAGCTAGAAGAAGAATTGAATGTAAAAATTTTTGATAGAACCAAAAAGCCCATAAAGCTAACTCCTGTTGGGGAGAAAATTATTGAGCAGGCCAAAAATATCGTCAATGAAAGTGTAAGGATACAAGATATAGTAGATCAACAAAAGGGCTTTGTGGGTGGAGAATTTAAGCTAGGAATTATCCCTACAGTTATGCCGACGTTGTTACCCATGTTTCTCAATAATTTTGTAAAAAAGTATCCTAAAATCAATTTGAAAATTGAAGAACTTCATACGGATGTGATCGTGGACAAACTCATTGATGGTCATCTAGATGCAGGGATTGCTGCAACTCCACTTGGCAATGAAAAAATTATCGAAAAACCCATATATTACGAGCCGTTCATGGCTTATATACCAGAGTCGCATAGGTTATTTAATCAAAAAGAAATAGTTGTAGATGACTTAGATGTAGATGAAGTTTTGCTCCTAGAAGATGGACATTGTTTTAAAGATAATATTCTTAACCTTTGTAAGAGCGTCCAAAACCATCCGGATCAAAAACGATTCTATCTTGAAAGTGGTAGTTTTGAAACCTTGATAAAACTATCAGACGAAGGACTTGGCATGACATTGCTTCCTTATTTACATACCCTAGATTTGAAAGATGAAAAACAAAAATATGTGAAGTTTTTTAAAAAACCATATCCCTCTAGAGAGATAAGTTTGGTTCATCATAAAAATGAATTGAAATCACATATTATAAAAGCTTTACAAGAATCGATCAACTCAATCGTTAGAGCTGCTATTCAATTTCAGGATATCGAAATTATAAGTCCCTTGAATCAATTTAAACAAAAATAA
- a CDS encoding YihY/virulence factor BrkB family protein, translating into MASEISDTLKKIPLISRVAYWSNQLKLPGLGGLTLYDLLSLYISGIIKGTFSTRAGSIAFSFFMAIFPFLLFVLNLIPFVWFIDDFQQELLNYFEELLPPQTSGLFQDIFFDIANNPRAGLLSFVFVLSIFLMSNGVNAIFTGFEFSYHTKINRTIIRQYIAAVGVAIIVAILLLIAVIATVYFSFVIDQFTSIGVVGDSLVLARYGRFAILIIVLILGISILYYFGTREGRKTRFLSPGSFFTTILIVLTTYLFSIYVENFSAYNKLYGSIGALLILMLYIWLNSNILLLGFELNGALYNLKRKSK; encoded by the coding sequence ATGGCTTCTGAAATAAGTGATACCTTAAAGAAAATACCACTTATAAGTCGAGTAGCTTACTGGTCAAATCAACTAAAACTCCCAGGTTTAGGTGGTCTTACATTGTATGACTTATTGAGTCTGTATATCTCTGGCATTATCAAAGGAACGTTCTCAACCCGTGCGGGGTCCATTGCTTTTAGCTTTTTTATGGCTATTTTTCCTTTTCTGCTTTTTGTTCTAAATCTGATACCGTTTGTCTGGTTTATAGATGATTTCCAGCAAGAATTACTTAACTATTTTGAAGAATTATTGCCACCTCAAACCTCAGGTTTATTTCAGGATATTTTTTTTGATATAGCCAACAACCCTAGAGCCGGACTCCTGTCTTTTGTTTTTGTTTTATCCATTTTTCTTATGTCTAATGGAGTAAACGCAATTTTCACAGGCTTTGAGTTTTCGTATCATACCAAAATAAACAGGACAATTATTAGACAATATATAGCAGCAGTTGGTGTTGCTATAATTGTTGCTATACTATTACTAATTGCTGTTATAGCGACAGTTTATTTTAGCTTTGTTATAGATCAGTTTACAAGTATTGGAGTTGTTGGAGATTCTCTAGTGCTGGCTAGATACGGTCGGTTTGCTATTTTGATAATAGTCTTGATTCTTGGAATCTCTATCTTATATTACTTCGGAACAAGGGAAGGTAGGAAAACCCGTTTTCTTTCTCCTGGATCCTTTTTTACAACTATTTTAATTGTTTTGACTACCTACTTATTTTCCATTTATGTTGAAAACTTTAGTGCCTACAACAAACTATATGGTTCCATTGGAGCTTTGTTAATACTGATGTTATATATTTGGTTAAATTCAAATATTTTGCTGCTAGGTTTTGAACTCAACGGAGCCTTATATAATTTAAAACGAAAATCTAAATAA
- a CDS encoding DUF2147 domain-containing protein → MKILIYAIGFLFGNLVSSQEVFGEWKTIDDNTGLAKSIVEVYEQNGKVFGRIKKILKEDKRDVRCVHCKGDQKNQKVEGMLILKDLSKDKDKYEDGTVTDPENGKTYDAKMWLNEDDPNVLMVRGYLSFLYRTQEWKRIDD, encoded by the coding sequence ATGAAGATTTTAATATATGCTATAGGTTTTCTTTTTGGGAACCTTGTATCCTCTCAAGAGGTTTTTGGTGAGTGGAAAACTATTGATGATAATACTGGGTTAGCAAAATCTATAGTAGAGGTTTATGAGCAAAACGGTAAAGTCTTTGGTCGGATCAAAAAAATACTAAAAGAAGACAAGCGAGATGTGCGCTGTGTACATTGTAAAGGTGACCAAAAAAATCAAAAAGTAGAAGGGATGTTGATCTTAAAGGATTTGTCTAAAGATAAAGACAAGTACGAAGATGGAACTGTAACCGATCCTGAAAATGGAAAAACTTACGATGCCAAAATGTGGCTTAATGAGGATGATCCAAACGTTTTGATGGTAAGAGGATATTTATCTTTTCTGTACAGAACACAAGAATGGAAAAGGATTGATGACTAA
- the truA gene encoding tRNA pseudouridine(38-40) synthase TruA, whose protein sequence is MRYLIRLSYLGTSYHGWQKQVHEISVQSQVNLALKTALQETVDVVGAGRTDTGVHASGYVAHFDSSQKIFDFKMLAFKLNSILPPDIAVQSVVGVKDDFHARFDAISRTYRYSIIQTKDPFSVGRSYLVKNELNLQVMQNASNLLFNHKNFKSFSKVKTDVYTFDCHIEKVEWQKEGHHLFFEITANRFLRNMVRAIVGTLIEVGLEKISVEEFNDIILAKDRSKAGKSVPAHALVLTNIKYPV, encoded by the coding sequence TTGCGATATCTTATAAGACTATCTTATTTAGGGACTAGTTATCACGGCTGGCAGAAACAAGTGCATGAAATTAGTGTTCAGTCTCAAGTGAATCTCGCCTTGAAAACAGCCCTTCAAGAGACTGTTGACGTTGTAGGGGCAGGGAGGACAGATACAGGAGTACATGCTTCGGGATACGTGGCCCATTTTGATAGTAGCCAGAAAATCTTTGATTTTAAAATGTTAGCCTTTAAGTTGAATAGTATATTACCTCCAGATATAGCAGTGCAAAGTGTGGTTGGCGTAAAAGACGATTTTCATGCCCGTTTCGATGCAATCTCTAGGACTTATAGGTATTCGATAATCCAAACGAAAGACCCGTTTTCTGTAGGAAGGAGTTATTTAGTAAAAAACGAACTTAACTTGCAAGTCATGCAAAACGCTTCAAATCTCTTATTTAATCATAAAAATTTCAAATCTTTTTCAAAAGTTAAAACTGATGTTTATACATTTGATTGTCATATAGAAAAGGTAGAGTGGCAAAAAGAGGGTCATCATCTTTTTTTTGAAATTACTGCCAATCGCTTTTTAAGAAATATGGTAAGAGCAATAGTAGGAACCCTTATTGAGGTTGGGTTGGAAAAAATATCAGTTGAAGAATTTAACGACATTATCCTTGCTAAGGATAGAAGTAAAGCTGGTAAGTCGGTTCCAGCACATGCTTTGGTCTTAACAAACATAAAATATCCAGTATAG
- a CDS encoding metallophosphoesterase family protein translates to MSKAILLLSDTHGYIDDRILEWASKADEVWHAGDIGDQKVTDALLAVKPLRAVYGNIDGHLLRSEFPLHNRFTLEGVDVWITHIGGYPHRYSKDIKEEIKKNPPKLFISGHSHILKVMNDKQLKLLHMNPGAVGVQGFHQKRTMLKFNLDQGTIKDLEVIDFGKRGEKTSS, encoded by the coding sequence ATGTCAAAAGCTATCTTATTACTGAGTGATACTCATGGATATATAGACGATAGAATTTTAGAATGGGCCTCCAAAGCTGATGAAGTGTGGCATGCTGGAGACATTGGAGATCAAAAAGTTACAGATGCTCTTCTAGCCGTAAAGCCTTTGCGAGCAGTATATGGTAATATTGATGGGCATTTATTAAGAAGTGAGTTTCCGCTTCATAACCGATTTACTCTTGAAGGTGTGGACGTTTGGATAACTCATATTGGAGGTTACCCTCACAGATATAGTAAAGATATAAAAGAAGAGATCAAAAAAAATCCCCCGAAATTATTCATTAGTGGTCACTCTCATATTTTGAAGGTAATGAATGACAAACAACTAAAATTGCTACACATGAATCCTGGAGCTGTTGGTGTACAAGGGTTTCACCAAAAGAGAACAATGCTTAAATTTAATTTAGACCAAGGAACCATTAAAGATTTAGAAGTTATCGATTTTGGTAAGCGGGGTGAAAAGACCTCCTCATAA